A window of Poseidonibacter antarcticus contains these coding sequences:
- a CDS encoding TolC family protein has protein sequence MKNNFLILFSIFFIHLNLYSSETLTFSKAYSLSLKNSEKVKSLDYKLKASYENIVQAKSKRYPEINLYSSYTQNDYKFVNKSIKQMKQKVRDYSVILQQPIFDKTINSQVKVENSKFKSLNAEIKGMKQDLANDILKIYLSLIESKNKIKMLLLYKQNLKYKIDLLEEQYSMNLSTQTEVLEIKIELNQVNVDLEKEKLLYKVNKKKLQTLMGDNRNFRVPDLNNLEYISNNLVKLKKIVNTNNEIYSNLQIKKLMNIVKMYKYQVKRNRYNHLPKINLSLEYTKNVAVDNNLSFDSSFDEDKEIGLNIVIPLFKGGYYDSLTTASKLNVKASQKELNSLINQLKSEYKENKTTLLWTIKSVKLYTESLETAILSKDSIQKEYKYGVKSIIDLYDAKYKIFKIKEEYIKNIFTLVDTYLSLLILTNNFEDLKSIDLILKD, from the coding sequence ATGAAGAATAATTTTTTAATTTTATTCTCAATTTTTTTTATTCATTTAAACTTATATAGTAGCGAAACTTTAACTTTTTCTAAAGCATATAGCCTTTCTTTAAAAAATTCTGAAAAAGTAAAGTCTTTAGATTATAAATTAAAAGCAAGTTATGAAAATATTGTTCAAGCTAAATCGAAAAGATATCCTGAAATAAATCTTTATTCATCATATACTCAAAATGATTATAAATTTGTAAATAAATCAATTAAACAAATGAAACAAAAAGTTAGAGATTATAGTGTTATATTACAACAACCTATTTTTGACAAAACAATTAATTCTCAAGTAAAGGTTGAAAACTCCAAATTCAAATCCCTTAATGCTGAAATAAAGGGAATGAAACAAGATTTGGCAAATGATATATTAAAAATTTACCTTTCACTAATTGAATCTAAAAATAAAATAAAAATGTTATTGCTTTATAAACAAAACCTTAAATACAAAATAGATTTATTAGAAGAACAATATTCAATGAATTTATCTACTCAAACTGAAGTTTTAGAAATAAAAATTGAATTAAATCAAGTAAATGTAGATTTAGAGAAAGAAAAACTTTTATATAAAGTAAATAAAAAAAAATTACAAACTTTAATGGGTGATAATCGAAATTTTAGAGTTCCTGATTTAAATAATTTAGAATATATATCAAATAATTTAGTAAAATTAAAAAAAATAGTAAATACAAACAATGAAATTTATTCAAATTTACAAATAAAAAAATTAATGAATATTGTTAAAATGTATAAATATCAAGTCAAGAGAAATAGATACAACCATTTACCAAAAATTAATTTAAGTCTAGAATATACAAAAAATGTTGCTGTAGATAATAATTTAAGTTTTGATTCTTCATTTGATGAAGATAAAGAAATAGGTTTAAATATTGTTATACCCCTATTTAAAGGTGGTTATTATGATTCTTTAACAACTGCTTCAAAATTAAATGTAAAAGCATCACAAAAAGAATTAAATAGTTTAATAAATCAATTAAAATCAGAATATAAAGAAAATAAAACAACATTATTATGGACTATTAAATCAGTAAAATTATATACAGAATCTTTAGAAACAGCTATTTTATCAAAAGATAGTATTCAAAAAGAATATAAATATGGTGTAAAGAGTATAATAGATTTATATGATGCAAAATATAAAATATTTAAAATAAAAGAGGAATATATTAAAAATATATTTACTTTAGTAGACACATATTTATCATTATTAATCCTAACAAATAATTTTGAAGATCTAAAATCTATAGATCTAATCTTAAAAGATTAA
- the queF gene encoding preQ(1) synthase, whose translation MKYGEKEIREFDINNEENFWPNKNKKNYIIDIELPEFMAKCPRSGYPDFATIKVQYTPDEKVIELKAIKIYINTFMYREVSHENSANEIFDTLYEKLNPKWLKVVADFKPRGNVHTVIEIDSAKL comes from the coding sequence ATGAAATATGGTGAGAAAGAAATAAGAGAGTTTGATATAAATAATGAAGAAAATTTTTGGCCTAATAAAAATAAGAAAAATTATATTATAGATATTGAATTACCAGAATTTATGGCAAAATGTCCAAGAAGTGGATATCCAGATTTTGCAACAATTAAGGTTCAATATACTCCTGATGAAAAAGTTATAGAACTAAAAGCTATTAAAATTTATATAAATACTTTTATGTATAGAGAAGTTTCTCATGAAAATTCTGCAAATGAAATATTTGATACATTATATGAAAAATTAAATCCAAAATGGTTAAAAGTAGTTGCTGATTTTAAACCAAGAGGTAATGTTCATACTGTAATTGAAATAGATTCTGCAAAGTTATAG
- a CDS encoding NAD(P)-binding domain-containing protein, translated as MKNKIYDIVIIGGGPGGIGCAIEASAHKLGEILLIEKSDNHSNTIRKFYKDNKRVDKDYKGQVSVLQGNVHFFDGTKETTLDYFDNLLDSEKIDSSFNTEVEKIVRNGELLYIYTSVGLIKAHNAAITIGKMGKPNKPSYKIPPSIKGLVNFNLDKCSSNEKVLVVGGGNSAAEYAYELASHNNNVTMVYRKEKFSRLNETNEEILTKYHGEEKLRLRMNTDILSLENNVGKIQVNYNDGFSVLYDRIIYAIGGTTPVDFLKSCGVEVDENAKPIFNEHHETTAKSVYVAGDIAMKSGGSIAIALNHGYHIVNNILRKRGQIFSHTEIVASLENK; from the coding sequence ATGAAAAATAAAATATATGACATTGTAATTATTGGAGGTGGACCTGGTGGAATAGGCTGTGCTATAGAGGCTTCAGCACATAAACTAGGAGAAATTTTATTAATTGAAAAATCAGATAATCATTCAAATACTATAAGAAAATTTTATAAAGATAATAAAAGAGTTGATAAAGATTATAAAGGTCAAGTATCTGTATTACAAGGAAATGTTCATTTCTTTGATGGAACAAAAGAAACTACACTTGATTATTTTGATAATTTACTAGATAGTGAGAAAATAGATTCCTCATTTAATACAGAAGTAGAAAAAATTGTACGAAATGGTGAATTATTATATATATATACTTCTGTTGGTCTTATTAAAGCACATAATGCTGCTATTACAATTGGTAAAATGGGTAAACCTAATAAGCCTTCTTATAAAATACCACCATCTATAAAAGGTCTTGTTAACTTTAACCTTGATAAATGTTCATCAAATGAAAAAGTATTAGTTGTTGGTGGTGGAAATTCTGCTGCTGAATATGCTTATGAACTAGCATCTCACAATAATAATGTAACGATGGTTTATAGAAAAGAAAAATTTTCAAGACTTAATGAAACAAATGAAGAGATTTTAACTAAATATCATGGGGAAGAAAAATTACGACTTAGAATGAATACAGATATTTTATCTCTTGAAAATAATGTAGGAAAAATTCAAGTAAATTATAACGATGGATTTAGTGTTCTATATGATAGAATTATTTATGCAATTGGTGGAACTACACCTGTTGATTTCTTAAAATCATGTGGTGTTGAAGTAGATGAAAATGCTAAACCAATTTTTAATGAACACCATGAAACTACAGCAAAAAGTGTCTATGTAGCTGGTGATATAGCTATGAAATCTGGTGGTTCAATTGCAATTGCTTTAAATCATGGTTATCATATTGTAAATAATATACTAAGAAAAAGAGGACAAATTTTCTCACATACAGAAATTGTAGCTTCTTTAGAAAATAAATAA
- a CDS encoding DMT family transporter, whose amino-acid sequence MNKKNSIVGILSLTFAMFIWASSFIALKTAMVDLEPYTVIFLRMFTASLCFVYFIKDFIKYDFSRSDIKYIILLAFFEPCLYFIFEAKAIQLTTASQVGMITSLMPIITAMAAGYFLKEIISKQLVIGSLIALSGAVWLSLQAVSSVNAPNPLLGNFYELLAMVCGAGYTIVARYLSDKYSALFITAIQVFIGAIFFFPFSLYEYSTNDLNLTTNAILCVLYLGVIVTLGGYGLYNYALTKIEASKAAVFIYLIPVFTLILAYFILNEKLSIIEFIACGTILFGVFISETPLKKIVKFIRRK is encoded by the coding sequence ATGAACAAAAAAAATAGCATAGTTGGAATACTGTCATTAACATTTGCAATGTTTATATGGGCTAGTTCTTTTATTGCTTTGAAAACTGCAATGGTTGATTTAGAGCCTTATACTGTAATATTTTTACGTATGTTTACTGCATCTTTATGCTTTGTTTATTTTATTAAAGATTTTATCAAATATGATTTTTCAAGAAGTGATATTAAGTATATTATTTTATTGGCTTTTTTTGAACCTTGTTTATATTTTATATTTGAAGCAAAAGCGATACAACTTACAACAGCTTCGCAAGTTGGGATGATTACATCTTTAATGCCTATAATTACAGCAATGGCAGCGGGATATTTTTTAAAAGAAATAATTTCAAAACAACTTGTAATTGGTTCACTAATTGCACTTAGTGGCGCTGTATGGTTAAGTTTACAAGCTGTATCAAGTGTAAATGCTCCAAACCCTTTATTAGGGAATTTTTATGAACTTCTTGCAATGGTTTGTGGTGCAGGATATACAATAGTTGCTAGATATTTATCTGATAAATATTCAGCTTTATTTATAACTGCTATTCAAGTATTTATAGGAGCAATATTTTTCTTTCCTTTTTCCCTTTATGAGTATAGTACAAATGATTTAAATCTTACAACAAACGCAATTTTATGTGTACTTTATTTAGGTGTAATTGTTACACTTGGTGGATATGGTTTATATAATTATGCTTTAACAAAAATCGAAGCTTCAAAAGCTGCAGTTTTTATATATTTGATTCCTGTATTTACTTTAATTTTGGCATATTTTATTTTAAATGAAAAGCTTAGTATTATAGAGTTTATCGCTTGTGGTACAATATTATTTGGTGTATTTATTTCTGAAACACCATTAAAAAAGATAGTGAAATTTATTAGAAGAAAATAG
- the gyrB gene encoding DNA topoisomerase (ATP-hydrolyzing) subunit B translates to MSNEYSAGNIKVLKGLEAVRKRPGMYIGDTSVNGLHHCVYEVVDNSIDEAMAGYCDTIKVTITKNGSCLISDNARGIPTGIHPTEKISAATVALTVLHAGGKFDKDTYKVSGGLHGVGVSVVNALSSDLHMTIYQNKEVHYQEFKIGIPVEPLKVIDTCRKTGTTIEFWPDATIFETTDFQFDILAKRFREVAYLNPNISIELKDERINKKEIYHFEGGLAQFAEDLNKDTAITEAVSFNVKEEDVEADFAVLYNTTYTEKTLSFVNNIRTIDGGTHEAGFKAGLTRAIVKYVNENAAAREKDTKITGDDVREGLIAIVSVKVPEPQFEGQTKGKLGSSYVKPICQKVTYESLVKHFEENPVQAKAIMDKALMAARGREAAKKARDLTRKKDAMTVGTLPGKLAECQSKDPAIRELYLVEGDSAGGSAKQGRDRVYQAILPLKGKILNVEKSRLDKILKSDEIRNMITAIGCGIGEDFNAEKVRYHKIIIMTDADVDGSHIQTLLLTFFFRFLRPIVDSGYLFIAQPPLYRYKKGKNETYLKDDTALSNFLIENGLESFSFEGLGYNDLVDLFKTVSRYRGMLSQLEKRYSLAEVLKHLIENPDLVSLGFDDLFEVVKSFLNEKGYNILSKTITDSKIQLFVQTNEGLEELIIDDELFASPYFCEATYIYSKLIERDVSMFNGRDLIEILEEIEGLAKKGAYIQRYKGLGEMNPEQLWETTMTPEARRLLRVTVDDAEVASDTFTLFMGDEVEPRRNYIEEHAKDVEHLDV, encoded by the coding sequence ATGAGTAATGAATATAGCGCCGGCAATATTAAAGTTTTAAAAGGTCTTGAAGCTGTTAGAAAAAGACCAGGTATGTATATTGGTGACACTAGTGTTAATGGTTTACATCACTGTGTTTATGAAGTAGTAGACAATTCAATTGATGAAGCAATGGCAGGATATTGTGACACAATTAAAGTAACAATTACTAAAAATGGTTCTTGTCTTATTTCAGATAATGCAAGAGGTATTCCAACAGGTATTCATCCAACTGAAAAAATTTCTGCAGCAACTGTTGCTTTAACTGTATTACATGCAGGTGGAAAATTTGATAAAGATACTTATAAAGTTTCAGGTGGACTTCATGGTGTTGGTGTTTCTGTTGTAAATGCATTATCTAGTGATTTACATATGACAATTTATCAAAATAAAGAAGTTCATTATCAAGAATTCAAAATTGGTATTCCAGTAGAACCACTAAAAGTTATTGATACTTGTAGAAAAACAGGTACTACAATAGAATTTTGGCCAGATGCAACAATTTTTGAAACAACAGATTTTCAATTTGATATTTTAGCAAAGAGATTTAGAGAAGTTGCATATTTAAATCCTAATATTTCAATTGAATTAAAAGATGAAAGAATAAATAAAAAAGAAATATATCATTTTGAAGGTGGATTAGCACAATTTGCAGAAGATTTAAATAAAGATACTGCAATTACAGAGGCTGTTTCGTTTAACGTAAAAGAAGAAGATGTTGAAGCAGATTTTGCTGTTTTATATAACACAACATATACAGAAAAAACTCTTTCTTTTGTAAATAATATTAGAACAATTGATGGTGGAACACATGAAGCTGGTTTTAAAGCAGGACTAACAAGAGCAATTGTAAAATACGTAAATGAAAATGCAGCAGCAAGAGAAAAAGATACTAAAATTACTGGTGATGATGTAAGAGAAGGTCTTATTGCTATTGTTTCAGTAAAAGTTCCAGAACCTCAGTTTGAAGGTCAAACAAAAGGTAAACTTGGGTCTTCTTATGTAAAACCTATTTGTCAAAAAGTTACTTATGAATCTTTAGTTAAGCATTTTGAAGAAAATCCAGTTCAAGCAAAAGCTATTATGGATAAAGCTTTAATGGCTGCACGTGGACGAGAAGCTGCTAAAAAAGCAAGAGATTTAACTAGAAAAAAAGATGCAATGACAGTTGGAACTCTTCCTGGTAAATTAGCAGAATGTCAAAGTAAAGATCCTGCTATTAGAGAATTATACCTAGTAGAAGGGGATTCAGCGGGTGGTTCTGCAAAACAAGGTAGAGATAGAGTTTATCAAGCAATTTTACCACTTAAGGGTAAAATTTTAAATGTTGAAAAATCAAGATTAGATAAAATTTTAAAATCTGATGAGATTAGAAATATGATTACTGCAATTGGTTGTGGAATCGGTGAAGATTTTAATGCAGAAAAAGTAAGATATCATAAAATCATTATTATGACCGATGCCGATGTTGATGGATCTCATATCCAGACTTTACTGTTAACATTCTTCTTTAGATTCTTAAGACCAATTGTTGATAGTGGATATCTATTTATTGCTCAACCACCATTATACCGATATAAAAAAGGTAAAAATGAAACATATTTAAAAGATGATACTGCACTTTCTAATTTCTTAATTGAAAATGGTTTAGAGTCATTTTCGTTTGAAGGTCTTGGATACAATGATTTAGTTGATTTATTTAAAACTGTTTCAAGATATAGGGGTATGTTATCTCAATTAGAAAAGAGATACTCTTTAGCTGAAGTATTAAAACACCTAATTGAAAATCCTGATTTAGTAAGCTTAGGATTTGATGACTTATTTGAAGTTGTTAAATCATTTCTTAATGAAAAAGGTTACAATATTTTATCAAAAACTATTACAGATAGTAAAATACAGCTGTTTGTACAAACAAACGAGGGTCTAGAAGAGCTAATCATTGATGATGAACTATTTGCTTCACCTTACTTCTGTGAGGCTACATACATCTATAGTAAGCTTATAGAAAGAGATGTATCAATGTTTAACGGTCGAGATTTAATTGAAATTCTTGAAGAAATTGAAGGATTAGCAAAAAAAGGTGCTTATATTCAAAGATATAAAGGTCTTGGGGAAATGAATCCTGAACAATTATGGGAAACTACAATGACTCCTGAAGCTAGAAGACTTTTACGTGTTACTGTTGATGATGCTGAAGTTGCATCTGATACATTTACATTATTTATGGGTGATGAAGTAGAACCTCGAAGAAATTATATTGAAGAACACGCAAAAGACGTTGAACATCTTGATGTTTAA
- a CDS encoding YqaA family protein: MVYFLLFLSAFISATLLPFGSEALLIYDINEGYNIYILLIVATFGNSLGSVLNYFLGLKGEEFLIRKKLLKDSSILKTKNYFDKYGGFCILFSWLPIIGDPITFIAGVLKYNLKRFILLVVLAKFLRYLFITLIIL, translated from the coding sequence TTGGTATATTTTTTACTTTTTTTATCAGCTTTTATCTCTGCTACTTTACTTCCTTTTGGAAGTGAAGCTTTATTAATTTATGATATTAATGAAGGTTATAATATTTATATACTTCTAATTGTTGCAACTTTTGGAAACTCTTTAGGTTCAGTTCTAAACTATTTTTTAGGTTTAAAAGGAGAAGAGTTTCTAATAAGGAAAAAGTTACTTAAAGATAGTTCTATTTTAAAAACAAAAAATTATTTTGATAAATATGGTGGTTTTTGTATTTTATTCTCTTGGTTACCTATTATTGGGGATCCTATCACTTTTATAGCAGGAGTTTTGAAGTACAATTTAAAGAGATTTATTCTTTTAGTTGTACTTGCGAAGTTTTTAAGATATCTTTTTATTACACTTATTATTCTGTAA
- a CDS encoding RluA family pseudouridine synthase, translating into MPFVLKKIKAIKDKKLSLFLLQDLKVNHRNAQRYAARGRVFDENLNTLKPGDKIPTEYINMAVFEGISRGLKPLLELEEFAIFDKPTHLMVHPISKSTPYSLLDEIRFHFGENANLIHRIDAETSGLVIVGKNKKSEKTLKDMFEEKKYHKSYLALVEGKIKNEITIDSSLEKEGLNIGVRMKAGESGKKSCTIIKPIKYNKEKNITLIEAIPLTGRQHQIRVHLYSIGHRIVGDPIYGIADEIAEDYLNKTLEKDKREKETGSHRLWLHANYLEFTFKNITYKIKSKNDDIHTFFTE; encoded by the coding sequence TTGCCCTTCGTTTTAAAAAAAATCAAAGCTATAAAAGATAAAAAACTAAGTTTATTCTTACTGCAAGACTTGAAAGTTAATCATCGTAATGCCCAAAGATACGCGGCTCGAGGTAGAGTATTTGATGAAAATCTAAATACACTAAAGCCAGGAGATAAAATTCCAACTGAATACATTAATATGGCAGTATTTGAAGGTATTTCAAGAGGGCTTAAACCTCTATTGGAACTTGAAGAGTTCGCTATTTTTGATAAACCAACACACCTAATGGTTCATCCCATTTCAAAAAGTACACCATACTCACTTTTAGATGAAATTAGATTTCATTTTGGAGAAAATGCAAATTTAATACATAGAATTGATGCTGAAACTTCAGGTCTTGTAATCGTAGGGAAAAATAAAAAAAGTGAAAAAACTTTAAAAGATATGTTTGAAGAAAAGAAATATCACAAATCATATTTAGCCCTTGTTGAGGGAAAAATTAAAAATGAAATTACAATAGATTCATCCCTAGAAAAAGAAGGTTTAAATATTGGTGTAAGAATGAAAGCAGGGGAAAGTGGTAAAAAATCTTGTACTATTATCAAACCTATTAAATATAATAAAGAAAAAAATATTACACTAATTGAAGCTATTCCACTTACAGGAAGACAGCATCAAATTAGAGTTCATTTATATTCAATTGGCCATAGAATTGTAGGTGACCCAATTTATGGAATTGCTGATGAAATTGCAGAAGATTATTTAAATAAAACTCTAGAAAAAGACAAAAGAGAAAAAGAGACAGGAAGTCATAGATTATGGCTTCATGCAAATTATTTAGAGTTTACATTTAAAAATATTACATATAAAATCAAATCAAAAAATGATGATATTCATACTTTTTTTACAGAATAA
- the dnaN gene encoding DNA polymerase III subunit beta: MRFVITKNIIENVISSMQPFLEKKDASSITSHIYLEITNGKLILKATDYEIGLESYIDNINDTVDGKATTNGSNLLGIIKRLKNEDIIFEVANNNIIIKQNKATFKLPMYDANEYPTLTKSENLKKLDISTLNFINSIRKITPAIDNNNPKFELNGALIDIKNSKINFVSTDTRRLAISYLENIHNQESQFIIPKKAIIEIQKLFLDEATINYDDTNLVVSNDKMTFFTKLINGKYPDYERIIPQSLKYNLTLPKNVLVESIKLVTSLFSNIKISFNQDGIIFESLDEDTESKTQIDMNLDIDNNFYLAVNARYLLDFLSMTNNENITVGFNDSNLPFYLEDDKFYTIVMPIVLEK, translated from the coding sequence ATGAGGTTTGTAATTACAAAAAATATCATTGAAAATGTAATATCGTCAATGCAACCTTTTTTAGAAAAAAAAGATGCTAGTTCTATAACATCACATATATATCTAGAAATAACAAATGGTAAACTAATTTTAAAAGCAACAGATTATGAAATTGGTTTAGAATCATACATAGATAATATAAATGATACTGTAGATGGTAAAGCTACAACTAATGGTTCTAATTTACTTGGTATTATTAAAAGATTAAAAAATGAAGATATAATATTTGAAGTAGCCAATAACAATATAATCATAAAACAAAACAAAGCAACTTTTAAATTACCAATGTACGATGCGAATGAATATCCAACTTTAACTAAGTCAGAAAATTTAAAGAAATTAGATATATCAACATTAAATTTTATAAATTCAATAAGAAAAATTACACCTGCAATTGATAATAACAATCCTAAATTTGAATTAAATGGTGCATTAATAGATATTAAAAATTCTAAAATAAATTTTGTTTCAACTGATACAAGAAGATTAGCAATTTCATATTTAGAAAACATACATAATCAAGAATCACAATTTATAATTCCTAAAAAAGCTATTATAGAAATTCAAAAACTATTTTTAGATGAAGCTACTATAAATTACGATGATACAAATTTAGTAGTATCAAATGATAAAATGACTTTCTTTACAAAATTAATAAATGGAAAATATCCAGATTATGAAAGAATTATTCCACAAAGTTTAAAATATAATTTAACATTACCAAAAAATGTATTAGTAGAATCAATAAAATTAGTAACTTCTTTATTTTCAAATATTAAAATTTCATTTAATCAAGATGGAATAATTTTTGAATCATTAGATGAAGATACAGAATCAAAAACACAAATAGATATGAATTTAGATATAGATAACAATTTTTATTTAGCAGTAAATGCAAGATACTTATTAGATTTTTTAAGTATGACTAATAATGAAAATATAACTGTAGGTTTCAATGATTCAAACTTACCATTTTATTTAGAAGATGATAAATTTTATACAATTGTAATGCCAATTGTTTTAGAAAAATAG
- the dnaA gene encoding chromosomal replication initiator protein DnaA, with product MTSKDFLTIIQKEATSIDFDRYLKQLVYKKISSDNNIAIFEVSNKYIASWIKSKYTGVIQHCFEIYDGTKPTIEIKIAGEKKSKREIIKEQIENKTAESTILNPSYTFDSFIVGPSNQMAYNASLAVSNKPGIQYNPLFIYGGTGLGKTHLLQAVGNSAIEGGKTVIYVTIEQFMNDFTFSIKNKNMEHFRSKYRKCDVLLIDDIQFLSGKEQTQEEFFHTFNELHNAKKQIVMTSDRLPSQIAGLVDRLKSRFEWGLTADIQLPGLETKIAIIEKKSELNGISLTREIINFIATNLDNSIREIEGVLIRINASASLLNQEINLEMVQGLLKDQIKETKENIKLPDIINIVASELNIKPSDIKSKKRTATVANARRVVIYLARELTHNSMPDIAKFVGMKDHSSISHNIKKANELIEKDENFKLIIENLKNKIINKEW from the coding sequence ATGACAAGTAAAGATTTCCTAACAATTATTCAAAAAGAGGCTACATCTATTGATTTCGATAGATATCTAAAGCAACTTGTGTATAAAAAGATATCATCTGATAATAATATTGCTATTTTTGAAGTTTCAAATAAATATATTGCTTCATGGATTAAAAGTAAGTATACAGGTGTAATACAACACTGTTTTGAAATATATGATGGAACAAAACCGACAATTGAGATAAAAATTGCTGGTGAAAAAAAATCAAAAAGAGAGATTATTAAAGAACAAATTGAAAATAAAACTGCAGAAAGTACAATATTAAATCCATCATATACATTTGATTCATTTATTGTTGGACCTTCTAATCAAATGGCCTATAATGCCTCATTAGCAGTATCTAATAAACCAGGAATTCAATATAATCCTTTATTTATTTATGGTGGAACAGGTCTTGGTAAAACCCATCTTTTACAAGCAGTAGGAAATTCTGCAATAGAAGGTGGAAAGACTGTAATTTATGTAACAATTGAACAGTTTATGAATGATTTTACATTTTCAATTAAAAATAAAAATATGGAACATTTTAGATCAAAGTACCGTAAATGTGATGTTTTATTAATTGACGATATACAATTTTTATCAGGGAAAGAACAAACTCAAGAAGAGTTCTTTCATACATTTAATGAATTACATAATGCAAAAAAACAAATTGTAATGACATCAGATAGGCTTCCTTCACAGATTGCTGGATTAGTTGATAGATTAAAATCAAGATTTGAATGGGGATTAACAGCTGATATACAACTTCCTGGATTAGAAACTAAAATTGCAATTATTGAAAAGAAATCCGAATTAAATGGTATCTCATTAACAAGAGAGATTATAAATTTTATTGCAACAAATCTTGATAATTCAATTAGAGAAATAGAAGGTGTATTAATTAGAATTAATGCCTCTGCATCTTTATTAAACCAAGAGATTAACCTAGAAATGGTGCAAGGTTTATTAAAAGATCAAATTAAAGAAACAAAAGAAAATATTAAACTTCCTGATATAATTAATATCGTTGCAAGTGAGCTTAATATTAAACCAAGTGACATTAAATCCAAGAAAAGAACAGCAACTGTTGCAAATGCAAGAAGAGTTGTTATTTATCTTGCACGTGAGCTTACACATAACTCTATGCCTGATATTGCTAAATTTGTTGGAATGAAAGATCATAGTTCAATTTCTCATAATATTAAAAAAGCCAATGAGTTAATTGAAAAAGATGAAAACTTTAAGTTAATTATCGAAAATTTAAAGAATAAAATCATAAATAAGGAGTGGTAA
- a CDS encoding helix-turn-helix domain-containing protein — protein sequence MERLVTTSQAAEILGLSLQGIHYRIKKNQLKSIKKSGKIFVYITDEMEKESITHVENKKASINTNTNINDKNTSIIEVKNEQILLLRKSLKWMKKQYISEINRLEKNQENVMDVLKSEIKLLQSAFNEMRSIYKPQIAELQKNTTTQKNDKTEFISLKDFSILMKRNHKSQNDIKLIILTAIKNNDRRFIYNKKDKKLLIVKSDFKDLL from the coding sequence TTGGAAAGATTAGTTACTACATCTCAAGCAGCCGAGATTCTTGGGCTTTCTTTACAAGGAATACACTATAGAATTAAAAAAAATCAGTTAAAATCAATCAAAAAATCTGGAAAGATTTTTGTATATATTACTGATGAAATGGAAAAAGAATCCATAACTCATGTGGAAAATAAAAAAGCAAGTATTAATACAAATACAAATATTAATGATAAAAATACGTCAATTATTGAGGTAAAAAATGAGCAAATTTTATTATTAAGAAAATCTTTAAAATGGATGAAAAAACAATATATTTCTGAGATTAATAGATTAGAAAAAAATCAAGAGAATGTAATGGATGTACTAAAATCTGAAATAAAATTACTTCAAAGTGCATTTAATGAAATGCGTTCTATTTATAAACCTCAAATAGCAGAATTACAAAAAAATACAACTACTCAAAAAAATGATAAAACAGAATTTATTTCATTAAAAGATTTTTCAATATTGATGAAAAGAAATCATAAATCACAAAATGATATAAAATTAATTATTTTAACAGCTATAAAAAATAATGATAGAAGATTTATTTATAATAAAAAAGATAAAAAACTTTTAATAGTAAAGTCAGATTTTAAAGATTTATTATAA